A region of Chroococcidiopsis sp. SAG 2025 DNA encodes the following proteins:
- a CDS encoding plasmid pRiA4b ORF-3 family protein, with protein sequence MSNSKQLAIYQLHIFILGISPMIWRRVKIRSDSTIADLHYIIQIAMGWTNSHLHRFIIHGKQYGIAQIGGIWFDDDPREVKLSNFGWCAKERFIYEYDFGYNWQHQIRVEAILTPKSNCFYPVCSGGQRACPPEDCGGSWEFMAQRQEYWVGYIANRLNEIMDEGDLPGNIG encoded by the coding sequence ATGTCAAATTCTAAGCAACTTGCCATCTACCAGCTTCATATTTTTATCCTGGGCATCAGTCCAATGATTTGGCGTAGGGTAAAAATCCGTAGTGACAGCACAATCGCCGATTTGCACTACATTATCCAGATAGCAATGGGGTGGACAAATTCCCATTTACATCGTTTTATAATTCACGGCAAGCAGTACGGGATTGCACAAATTGGGGGAATTTGGTTTGATGACGACCCCAGAGAAGTCAAATTATCAAATTTTGGCTGGTGTGCGAAAGAGCGTTTTATTTACGAATATGACTTCGGTTATAACTGGCAGCATCAAATCCGGGTCGAAGCAATTCTCACTCCAAAATCAAATTGCTTTTATCCGGTGTGCAGTGGTGGTCAACGTGCTTGCCCTCCAGAAGACTGCGGTGGCTCGTGGGAGTTCATGGCACAAAGGCAGGAATACTGGGTAGGGTATATAGCAAATCGGTTGAATGAAATTATGGATGAAGGCGATCTCCCTGGCAATATTGGGTAG